A stretch of Paludisphaera borealis DNA encodes these proteins:
- the msrB gene encoding peptide-methionine (R)-S-oxide reductase MsrB, producing the protein MNLNMTMSRSMRFALVALACGLATWFHPALAVAQDAEPTDKPKASANDDKGRSDSKKADSKSSDAKESAEAEPEHVYKTDEEWRKLLTYEQYMVTRMKATEPAFSGKYAHGHPKGTFLCVCCGAKLFDSRHKFESGTGWPSFWRPITAKALDETLDQSEIEPRVEVTCARCGAHIGHVFQDGPPPTGLRYCTNSLSLKLDSEPVKPTTSNKTSSRGVRKRTTPSTKSASKNSKPSAEHGPGSTSGGGAS; encoded by the coding sequence ATGAATCTGAACATGACCATGTCCCGATCCATGAGGTTCGCCCTCGTCGCCCTCGCCTGCGGGCTCGCGACGTGGTTCCATCCCGCCCTCGCCGTCGCCCAGGACGCTGAACCGACCGACAAGCCGAAAGCCTCCGCGAACGACGACAAAGGCCGTTCCGACTCCAAGAAAGCGGACTCCAAGTCGTCGGACGCCAAGGAGTCGGCCGAGGCGGAGCCTGAGCACGTTTACAAGACCGACGAGGAATGGCGCAAGCTTCTGACGTATGAGCAATACATGGTGACCCGGATGAAGGCGACCGAGCCGGCCTTCTCGGGCAAGTACGCGCACGGCCACCCCAAGGGGACGTTCCTTTGCGTCTGCTGCGGGGCCAAGCTGTTCGACTCCCGCCACAAGTTCGAGTCCGGGACCGGCTGGCCCAGCTTCTGGCGGCCGATCACGGCCAAGGCGCTCGACGAGACCCTGGACCAGAGCGAGATCGAGCCCCGGGTCGAAGTGACATGTGCTCGCTGTGGGGCGCATATCGGGCACGTGTTTCAAGACGGCCCGCCGCCGACCGGTCTCCGATACTGCACCAACTCGCTCTCGCTCAAGCTCGACTCGGAGCCCGTGAAACCCACGACCTCGAACAAGACCTCGTCGCGAGGCGTTCGCAAGCGCACGACCCCGTCCACGAAGTCGGCTTCCAAGAACTCCAAACCGTCCGCCGAGCACGGGCCGGGCTCCACGTCCGGCGGCGGCGCTTCCTGA
- a CDS encoding class II fumarate hydratase, whose amino-acid sequence MTQTRIERDSMGEMPVPAEAYYGAQTERARRNFEIGTLRFPRAFLRALGLIKKSAAKVNVELGLLDPKLGELIQSAAQEVADGRRDEQFPLVIFQTGSGTSTNMNANEVIAGIANERAVGQRGGRSPVHPNDAVNMGQSSNDVIPTAIHLAGSEAIRTRLIPTLERLREALAERAEAFDSVVKIGRTHLQDAVPIRLGQEFSGYAAQVSHSVRRLEGAAEALGELPIGGTALGTGINTHVEFPTRMVEALGRETGLPLRVAANFFEAMAGRDAVVEASAMLRSTAVSLSSIANNLRLLGSGPRCGIGEIRIPELQPGSSIMPGKVNPVIPEAVMMVAAQVVGNDATIAWANALGSNFDLNVMMPVMAYNLLESIELLTAAADHLVRKCIDARDFLSGQKSQGVARIEADEERCREHVEQSLAMCTALAPRIGYDNASAIAKTAYHEGRTVREVAHELEGLAVDAVLQKLGPPASAETLARHGGVPPKAEVDRLLDPRAQTERGSGVGGAGG is encoded by the coding sequence ATGACGCAGACGCGAATCGAACGCGACTCGATGGGCGAGATGCCGGTGCCGGCCGAAGCCTACTATGGCGCACAAACCGAGCGGGCGCGTCGCAACTTCGAGATCGGTACGCTGCGGTTCCCTCGCGCTTTCCTTCGGGCGCTCGGGCTGATCAAGAAGTCCGCCGCGAAGGTGAACGTCGAGCTGGGGCTGCTCGACCCGAAGCTCGGCGAGCTGATCCAATCGGCCGCCCAGGAGGTCGCCGACGGCCGTCGCGACGAGCAGTTTCCGCTCGTGATCTTCCAGACGGGGAGCGGGACGTCGACGAACATGAACGCCAACGAGGTGATCGCCGGCATCGCCAACGAGCGGGCCGTCGGCCAGCGTGGAGGACGATCGCCGGTCCACCCCAACGACGCCGTGAACATGGGCCAGTCGTCGAACGACGTGATCCCGACCGCCATCCATCTGGCCGGCTCCGAGGCGATCCGCACGCGGCTGATCCCCACCCTCGAACGGCTTCGCGAGGCCCTCGCCGAGCGCGCCGAGGCGTTCGATTCGGTCGTCAAGATCGGCCGGACCCACCTGCAAGACGCGGTCCCGATCCGGCTGGGACAGGAGTTTTCGGGATACGCCGCGCAGGTTTCGCACAGCGTCCGGCGGTTGGAAGGAGCCGCCGAGGCGCTCGGCGAGCTGCCGATCGGCGGCACGGCACTCGGGACGGGGATAAACACGCACGTCGAATTCCCAACGCGGATGGTCGAGGCGCTCGGCCGCGAGACCGGGTTGCCCCTCCGCGTGGCGGCGAACTTTTTTGAGGCGATGGCCGGCCGCGACGCCGTCGTCGAGGCGTCGGCGATGCTTCGGTCGACGGCCGTCAGCCTGTCGTCGATCGCCAACAATCTTCGATTGCTTGGTTCGGGGCCGCGGTGCGGGATCGGCGAGATCCGTATCCCGGAGCTGCAACCGGGAAGCTCGATCATGCCCGGCAAGGTCAACCCGGTCATCCCCGAGGCCGTGATGATGGTCGCCGCCCAGGTGGTCGGCAACGACGCGACCATCGCCTGGGCCAACGCTCTCGGGTCGAACTTCGACCTCAACGTCATGATGCCGGTGATGGCCTACAATTTACTGGAGTCGATCGAGCTTTTGACAGCCGCGGCCGACCACCTCGTGCGCAAGTGCATCGATGCGAGGGACTTCCTTTCCGGGCAGAAGTCGCAGGGCGTCGCCCGCATCGAAGCCGACGAGGAACGCTGCCGCGAGCACGTCGAGCAAAGCCTGGCGATGTGCACGGCGCTTGCCCCGCGAATCGGCTACGATAACGCGTCGGCGATCGCCAAGACCGCCTACCACGAAGGCCGGACCGTCCGCGAGGTCGCCCACGAGCTGGAAGGACTCGCGGTGGACGCCGTTCTGCAAAAGCTGGGGCCTCCCGCGTCGGCCGAGACGCTCGCGCGGCATGGCGGGGTCCCGCCGAAGGCCGAGGTCGATCGACTGCTCGACCCGCGAGCCCAGACCGAGCGAGGCTCGGGCGTCGGCGGCGCGGGAGGTTGA
- a CDS encoding UDP-2,3-diacylglucosamine diphosphatase, with the protein MSVASNPSASPEAVHYDCIVISDLHLGSAVCQARLLEEFLIWAFDHCQTLVINGDIFDDLNFKRLSKRHFACLKEIRRNSDRNDVRVVWVRGNHDGPADIVSHIVGVDIHDEFVFDNAKVQLLILHGDQFDTIITDYPWLTDLACNAFYFIQKWMPHRAARWIRRLTKKFQRNSQLIEHRATDYARGRGFRYVTCGHTHLPLTAEHDGVVYINTGTWTEAPPCPFLVVEGAQVRLEFWPLASIVLEPEAEERHEPAADRLPPMLPAMG; encoded by the coding sequence ATGTCGGTCGCCTCGAATCCGTCCGCCAGCCCCGAAGCCGTGCACTACGATTGCATCGTGATCAGCGACCTGCATCTCGGCAGCGCGGTTTGTCAGGCGAGGCTGCTGGAGGAGTTCCTGATCTGGGCGTTTGATCACTGTCAGACGCTGGTCATCAACGGCGACATCTTCGACGACCTCAATTTCAAGCGGTTGAGCAAGCGGCATTTCGCCTGTCTGAAGGAGATCCGCCGCAACAGCGATCGCAACGACGTCCGGGTCGTCTGGGTGCGCGGCAATCACGACGGCCCGGCCGACATCGTCAGCCACATCGTCGGGGTCGACATCCACGACGAGTTCGTGTTCGACAACGCCAAGGTCCAGCTCCTGATCCTCCATGGCGACCAGTTTGACACGATCATCACCGACTACCCCTGGCTCACCGACCTCGCCTGCAATGCGTTCTACTTCATCCAGAAGTGGATGCCCCACCGCGCCGCGCGATGGATTCGCCGGCTCACCAAGAAATTCCAGCGCAACAGCCAGTTGATCGAGCACCGGGCGACCGACTACGCCCGGGGCCGAGGCTTCCGGTATGTTACCTGCGGCCATACGCACCTGCCCCTCACGGCCGAGCACGACGGCGTCGTCTACATCAACACCGGCACCTGGACCGAAGCGCCGCCGTGCCCATTCCTCGTCGTCGAGGGCGCCCAGGTCCGGCTCGAATTCTGGCCGTTGGCCTCGATCGTGCTTGAACCTGAGGCCGAAGAACGCCATGAGCCGGCCGCCGATCGTCTTCCTCCCATGCTTCCCGCCATGGGTTGA